The following coding sequences lie in one Lolium perenne isolate Kyuss_39 chromosome 2, Kyuss_2.0, whole genome shotgun sequence genomic window:
- the LOC127335624 gene encoding protein S40-6 has translation MAGSARSAATKHAYRMFAPSRSAAARGSPGGAADEFDECDVWGSFGAAGVADSGPAEHAWTRPIPSSARAGGGRKMPLDRAAVAAPGSVPGSVPMSIPDWQKILGVEYRDHHAGAWELDGNDDDAAGHHGGMVPPHELAWRSRAASLSVHEGIGRTLKGRDLSRVRDAVWKRTGFED, from the coding sequence ATGGCCGGGAGCGCGAGGTCGGCGGCCACGAAGCACGCGTACCGGATGTTCGCGCCGTCccggagcgcggcggcgcgcggcagCCCCGGCGGCGCCGCGGACGAGTTCGACGAGTGCGACGTCTGGGGCTCCTTCGGCGCCGCCGGCGTGGCGGACTCCGGCCCCGCAGAACACGCCTGGACCCGCCCGATCCCGTCGTCCGCCCGCGCCGGCGGCGGCCGGAAGATGCCGCTGGACCgtgccgccgtcgccgcgccgGGGTCCGTGCCCGGGTCGGTGCCGATGAGCATACCGGACTGGCAGAAGATCCTCGGGGTCGAGTACAGGGACCACCACGCCGGCGCGTGGGAGCTGGACGGCAACGACGACGACGCTGCCGGCCACCACGGCGGCATGGTGCCGCCGCACGAGCTGGCGTGGCGCAGCCGCGCGGCGTCGCTGTCGGTGCACGAGGGGATCGGCAGGACGCTCAAGGGGCGCGACCTCAGCCGCGTCCGCGACGCCGTCTGGAAGAGGACCGGCTTCGAGGACTGA
- the LOC127335625 gene encoding pentatricopeptide repeat-containing protein At5g15010, mitochondrial, with protein MSPTEKSAEGEGSPRAEAFLDILGRVPPADVEAALTSCGVGPTAEAAEQVLKSPICYTRPKSAVRFFRWAKRSVQLTAYAWNLLVDILGKAAMFDPMWDAVLSMSQEGGGLLSVATFASMFASYCARRNFKEAALAFDVMERHGVPPDAVALNSLLSAMCRQDGGAQPASEAFETYKTKVAPDADTFAILLEAWEKEGNVQRAKSTFGEMIVRVGWDRSNMPAYDAFLSTLVQGGQLNEAFSFLQVMRTNGCLPGLKFFANAIDILIRKGDHVNAIAIWQIMVSDAGLVPNLPMYNAIIALCCSVGNTDYAFHMLDEMPLNGVFADSVTYNAILEGLINQRKPREAEAFLAEMSKNEQLPSTSNCAAAIRLFSEEFNPSAAVDVWHCIVEHQITPAEESAKELIAGLLTFSRFADVKKYSEEMIDMGIKFPQSTIEKFKYTFDKADRLHIYDQIARRMKQR; from the coding sequence ATGAGCCCGACGGAGAAGAGCGCGGAGGGGGAAGGGTCCCCGCGCGCGGAGGCCTTCCTCGACATCCTCGGCCGCGTCCCGCCGGCCGATGTGGAGGCGGCGCTGACCTCCTGCGGCGTCGGCCCGACGGCGGAGGCCGCGGAGCAGGTGCTCAAGTCCCCCATCTGCTACACCCGGCCCAAATCGGCCGTCCGCTTCTTCCGGTGGGCGAAGCGGTCCGTGCAGCTCACCGCCTACGCCTGGAACCTCCTCGTGGACATCCTCGGTAAGGCCGCCATGTTCGACCCCATGTGGGACGCCGTCCTCTCCATGAGCCAGGAGGGCGGCGGCCTCCTCTCCGTCGCCACCTTCGCCTCCATGTTCGCCTCCTACTGCGCGCGCCGCAACTTCAAGGAGGCCGCCCTGGCCTTCGACGTCATGGAGCGCCACGGCGTGCCGCCCGACGCCGTCGCTCTCAACTCGCTCCTCTCCGCCATGTGCCGCCAGGACGGCGGCGCGCAGCCCGCGTCCGAGGCCTTCGAAACCTACAAGACCAAGGTCGCCCCCGACGCCGACACCTTCGCGATACTGCTCGAGGCCTGGGAGAAGGAGGGGAACGTCCAGCGCGCCAAGAGCACCTTCGGCGAGATGATTGTCCGTGTCGGCTGGGACAGAAGCAACATGCCGGCCTACGACGCCTTCCTTTCGACGCTGGTGCAAGGGGGCCAGCTCAACGAGGCCTTCAGCTTCCTGCAGGTGATGAGGACCAATGGCTGCCTCCCGGGGCTCAAGTTCTTCGCCAACGCCATCGACATCCTCATCCGCAAGGGAGACCACGTCAACGCTATCGCTATTTGGCAGATTATGGTCTCGGATGCAGGGCTGGTTCCTAACCTCCCAATGTACAACGCCATAATCGCCCTCTGCTGCAGCGTCGGTAACACCGACTACGCCTTCCACATGCTTGACGAAATGCCCTTAAATGGGGTCTTTGCAGATTCTGTTACATATAATGCCATACTAGAGGGGCTCATCAACCAGCGCAAGCCTCGCGAGGCTGAAGCTTTCCTCGCAGAGATGAGCAAGAACGAGCAGCTGCCCTCCACGTCCAACTGCGCCGCTGCTATCCGCTTATTCTCTGAGGAGTTCAACCCATCTGCCGCAGTTGACGTGTGGCACTGCATTGTGGAGCACCAAATCACCCCAGCTGAGGAATCTGCCAAAGAGCTAATAGCTGGGCTTCTCACCTTTAGCAGGTTTGCCGATGTGAAGAAATATTCCGAGGAGATGattgacatgggaattaagtttcCTCAGTCCACCATAGAAAAGTTTAAGTACACATTTGATAAGGCTGACAGGCTCCACATATATGACCAAATTGCAAGAAGGATGAAGCAGCGGTAG